In a single window of the Pseudomonadota bacterium genome:
- the argF gene encoding ornithine carbamoyltransferase: MKRKDLLDLQSLPPAEVRELLDLTHTVKREPLRYGQSLAGKTLALIFQKASTRTRVSFEVGMCQLGGHALVLPAQDLQLGRGESIEDTAAVLSRYVDGIMARVHAHRDLITLARNATVPVINGLSDLTHPCQALCDFFTIEERLGRLAGVRVTYLGDGNNVAHALAMGAAKLGVDLTLATPPGYELNPSALAQAQAEAAATGASITTSHDPYQAVRGAQVVYTDVWTSMGQEREREARLRDFAAFRIDAILFAAAGSDALFMHCLPAHRGEEVTSEVADHPRSIIFDQAENRLHSQKALLLALMA, encoded by the coding sequence ATGAAGCGCAAAGACCTGCTGGATCTACAGAGCCTGCCACCAGCGGAGGTCCGCGAGCTCCTCGACCTCACCCACACGGTCAAGCGCGAGCCGCTGCGCTACGGCCAGAGCCTAGCCGGCAAGACGCTGGCGCTGATCTTTCAGAAGGCCTCCACCCGCACGCGAGTCTCTTTCGAGGTCGGCATGTGCCAGCTGGGCGGGCACGCCTTGGTCCTGCCGGCGCAGGACCTCCAGCTTGGCCGCGGCGAGTCGATCGAGGACACGGCGGCCGTCCTTTCGCGCTACGTCGACGGGATCATGGCCCGCGTCCATGCTCACCGCGATCTGATCACGCTGGCGCGCAACGCGACCGTTCCGGTGATCAACGGCCTGAGCGACCTGACCCATCCATGCCAGGCCCTCTGCGATTTCTTCACGATCGAGGAGCGCCTTGGCCGCCTGGCGGGCGTCCGCGTCACCTACCTCGGCGACGGCAACAACGTCGCCCACGCGCTGGCAATGGGCGCCGCCAAGCTGGGCGTCGACCTGACCCTTGCAACGCCGCCGGGCTACGAGCTCAATCCCTCGGCGCTCGCGCAGGCGCAGGCCGAGGCGGCGGCGACGGGCGCCAGCATCACCACGAGCCATGATCCCTATCAGGCCGTGCGCGGCGCGCAGGTCGTCTACACCGACGTCTGGACCTCGATGGGGCAGGAGCGCGAGCGCGAAGCGCGCCTGCGCGACTTCGCTGCCTTTCGCATCGACGCCATTCTCTTCGCGGCCGCAGGCTCCGACGCGCTCTTCATGCACTGCCTGCCGGCACACCGTGGCGAGGAGGTGACCTCCGAGGTCGCGGATCATCCGCGCTCGATCATCTTCGACCAGGCCGAAAACCGTCTACACAGCCAGAAGGCGCTGCTCCTCGCGCTGATGGCCTGA
- a CDS encoding MazG family protein, with protein sequence MQRLLGPGGCPWDQQQTLQTLRPYLLEEAYEVLEAIDAGRRDQHCEELGDLLLQIVFQAALAGIALDDVVRSIGDKLIRRHPHVFGEATVRDADEVLVNWERIKATEPGKEQRSSVLDGVPGALPALQRSHELTRKAARLGLSLRDAAAARARIERTLAQADAAMPTTDAPAKRGLAPSVSAQVAAGELLLAIADWSRLHGVEPEQALRDANNRFAQRVRAIECESRPPSNAPSNAPSTPASADQTEAAKAAAPDEASALLDRLWPS encoded by the coding sequence ATGCAACGGCTGCTCGGCCCCGGTGGCTGCCCCTGGGACCAGCAGCAGACGCTGCAGACCCTACGACCCTACCTGCTCGAAGAGGCCTACGAGGTGCTCGAGGCGATCGACGCCGGCAGACGCGATCAGCACTGCGAGGAGCTGGGCGACCTGTTGCTGCAGATCGTCTTTCAGGCGGCGCTCGCGGGCATCGCGCTGGACGACGTCGTCCGCAGCATCGGCGACAAGCTGATTCGCCGGCATCCGCACGTCTTCGGCGAGGCGACGGTGCGCGACGCCGACGAGGTGCTGGTCAACTGGGAGCGCATCAAGGCGACGGAGCCAGGCAAGGAGCAGCGCAGCAGCGTGCTCGACGGCGTCCCTGGCGCGCTCCCGGCCCTGCAGCGCAGCCATGAGCTGACCCGAAAAGCCGCCCGACTGGGCCTATCCCTGCGCGATGCGGCTGCGGCACGGGCACGGATCGAGCGCACGCTCGCGCAGGCGGACGCCGCGATGCCAACCACCGACGCGCCCGCCAAGCGTGGCCTTGCGCCCAGCGTCAGCGCCCAGGTGGCCGCGGGCGAGCTGTTGCTGGCGATCGCGGACTGGTCACGACTGCACGGCGTCGAGCCCGAGCAGGCGTTGCGCGACGCCAACAACCGCTTTGCGCAGCGCGTGCGCGCGATCGAGTGCGAGTCGCGCCCTCCGAGCAACGCGCCGAGCAACGCGCCGAGCACCCCGGCCAGCGCCGACCAGACGGAGGCAGCAAAGGCCGCGGCGCCCGACGAAGCCTCGGCCCTCCTCGACCGGCTCTGGCCAAGTTAG
- the murJ gene encoding murein biosynthesis integral membrane protein MurJ: protein MTLASRILGLLRDAVIAAYFRRGATDAFFVAFTIPNVLRRLLAEGALTVAFIPVLTECRQRRGEAAARELLAATLGAALVVWIGVCLLGIVFAPLVVQLFAYGFNDDPPKLALAVLLTRLMFPFLLSVGLVALAMGALNADGDFAAPAVAPAVLNLVIIAAILTLAPWSAWLGWPPIATAAVGVLVGGVLQAAVQLPSLRRRGLLVRPTLGFGNPEVRRIGALMVPSIFGLAVYQLNVILMRQFASFLPEGVMSAIYYAQRLIEFPLGIFAVAVATVTMPGFSAQASAGEFERLKRSFNESLRLVLFVMLPASSGLVALALPLTAVLFQRGAFTHAMAHETASMLVAFSAGMWAAGGVRQTVPVFFALQDTRTPVVVSLLSLLIFVAAALGLRGTFAGPGLALAVAISSVVNFALLLLALRRRLGRLELRTLSGSMIRGLLASAGSAAAAAALARLGRWEEGSHLWLNHAVLLAAVLVGALVFFVLAVLLRCPELQQIVAVLRRRRARR, encoded by the coding sequence TTGACCTTGGCGAGCCGGATCCTCGGCCTGCTGCGCGACGCGGTGATCGCCGCTTACTTCCGCCGAGGCGCCACCGATGCGTTCTTCGTCGCCTTCACGATCCCCAACGTCCTGCGACGTCTGCTCGCCGAGGGGGCCTTGACGGTCGCCTTCATCCCCGTGTTGACCGAGTGCCGGCAGCGGCGCGGCGAGGCGGCGGCGCGGGAGCTGCTGGCCGCGACGCTCGGCGCCGCGCTCGTCGTCTGGATCGGCGTCTGCTTGCTCGGCATCGTCTTCGCGCCGCTGGTCGTACAGCTCTTCGCCTACGGCTTCAACGACGACCCACCCAAGCTCGCGCTCGCCGTGCTGCTGACCCGCCTGATGTTCCCCTTTCTGCTGAGTGTTGGCCTGGTCGCGCTGGCGATGGGCGCGCTGAATGCCGACGGCGACTTCGCCGCTCCGGCGGTCGCCCCCGCAGTGCTCAACCTGGTGATCATCGCGGCGATCCTCACGCTGGCACCGTGGAGCGCGTGGCTCGGTTGGCCGCCGATCGCCACCGCCGCCGTCGGCGTGCTGGTCGGCGGGGTGCTGCAGGCTGCCGTGCAGCTGCCCTCGCTGCGCCGGCGCGGCTTGTTGGTGCGGCCGACGCTCGGCTTCGGCAACCCGGAGGTGCGGCGCATCGGCGCGTTGATGGTGCCCTCGATCTTCGGCCTCGCGGTCTACCAGCTCAACGTGATCCTGATGCGGCAGTTCGCCTCGTTCCTGCCCGAGGGTGTGATGAGCGCAATCTACTACGCTCAGCGTTTGATCGAGTTCCCGCTGGGCATCTTCGCGGTCGCCGTGGCCACCGTGACCATGCCCGGCTTCTCAGCGCAGGCCAGCGCGGGTGAGTTCGAGCGGCTCAAGCGCAGCTTCAACGAGTCGCTGCGGCTCGTGCTCTTCGTGATGTTGCCGGCGAGCAGCGGCTTGGTGGCCTTGGCGCTGCCCCTGACGGCGGTGCTCTTTCAGCGCGGGGCCTTCACCCATGCAATGGCGCACGAGACCGCGTCGATGTTGGTGGCCTTCTCCGCCGGGATGTGGGCGGCCGGCGGCGTGCGCCAAACCGTGCCGGTGTTCTTTGCCCTGCAGGACACGCGAACGCCGGTCGTGGTGTCGTTGCTGTCGCTGCTGATCTTCGTTGCGGCCGCGCTTGGCTTGCGCGGCACGTTCGCCGGACCCGGTCTGGCGCTGGCGGTGGCGATCTCGTCGGTGGTGAACTTCGCGCTGCTGCTGCTCGCCTTGCGGCGACGGCTTGGTCGGCTCGAGCTGCGCACGCTCAGCGGCTCGATGATCCGGGGCCTGCTCGCCTCCGCCGGATCGGCCGCGGCCGCGGCGGCCCTCGCGCGCCTCGGTCGGTGGGAGGAGGGCAGTCACCTCTGGCTCAACCACGCCGTGTTGCTGGCCGCGGTGCTGGTCGGTGCGCTGGTCTTCTTCGTGCTGGCCGTGCTGCTGCGCTGCCCTGAGCTGCAGCAGATCGTCGCCGTGCTTCGGCGCCGGCGCGCGCGGCGCTAG
- the rpsT gene encoding 30S ribosomal protein S20, giving the protein MANHPQAEKRNRQRLKLQAHHRHFRTSMRTHIKRLRLAMGTGDRPEAQAALNAALPLIDRCAQKGIIPRQRAARLVSRLTCAFNRLPATQ; this is encoded by the coding sequence GTGGCCAATCATCCGCAGGCGGAAAAACGCAACCGGCAGCGCCTCAAGCTGCAGGCCCACCACCGCCACTTCAGGACCTCGATGCGCACCCACATCAAGCGGCTACGTTTAGCCATGGGCACGGGCGATCGGCCGGAGGCGCAAGCAGCCCTCAACGCCGCTCTACCGCTGATCGATCGCTGCGCTCAGAAGGGCATCATTCCGCGGCAGCGCGCTGCCCGCCTCGTGTCGCGCCTCACCTGCGCATTCAACCGCCTCCCCGCCACGCAGTAA
- a CDS encoding class I SAM-dependent RNA methyltransferase, which produces MSLRLASLAFGGAAVGRWEGRAVFVPFGAPGDLARVRVHGQHARWARAELLEVVEPGPARRAPPCRLAGHCGGCQWQHVDYSAQLAAKQSIVSAALRHVAPVPIDLLAAPAELHYRRRVRLHWQRGPNGLRLGFRAWRSRELVDVETCPLLVPELGRALGRLRSLLARGRAACGTLALLAGAAQDVHFSLRVERGPVPPGDACLGGGVVGGVVSEDGGAERSYGQPDVILDRRGLRASAACFAQANARQNDALVGHLRALLAADSSGRMLELYAGSGNLTAVLGERPGSLLAVESEPRAVALLQRNRALISAELEVREQPAAAAVSALLAQQAKFPLIVLDPPREGARELVDALAQLGGKRIVYVSCDPMTLARDLAGLARRGYRTTSVLALDTLPQTHHFEMVAALERTPCAH; this is translated from the coding sequence GTGTCGCTGCGACTCGCGTCCCTCGCCTTCGGCGGTGCGGCCGTCGGCCGGTGGGAGGGCCGCGCGGTCTTCGTGCCCTTTGGCGCGCCCGGCGATCTCGCGCGGGTCCGCGTGCACGGGCAGCATGCGCGCTGGGCGCGTGCCGAGCTGCTCGAGGTCGTGGAGCCCGGTCCCGCGCGCCGCGCGCCGCCCTGTCGCCTGGCAGGGCATTGCGGCGGTTGCCAGTGGCAGCACGTGGATTACTCTGCGCAGCTCGCGGCGAAGCAGTCAATCGTGAGTGCCGCCCTCCGTCACGTCGCGCCGGTGCCGATCGACCTCCTAGCGGCGCCCGCCGAGCTGCACTACAGGCGGCGGGTGCGCCTGCATTGGCAGCGGGGGCCGAATGGACTCCGTCTCGGATTTCGCGCGTGGCGCAGTCGTGAGCTGGTCGACGTGGAGACCTGCCCGCTGCTCGTGCCGGAGCTCGGTCGGGCGCTGGGGCGCCTGCGTTCGCTGCTGGCACGGGGTCGGGCCGCGTGCGGCACCTTGGCGCTCCTCGCCGGAGCCGCGCAGGACGTTCACTTCAGTCTGCGCGTCGAGCGCGGCCCGGTGCCGCCGGGCGACGCCTGCCTGGGCGGGGGCGTCGTCGGAGGCGTCGTCAGCGAGGACGGTGGTGCCGAGCGCAGCTATGGCCAGCCCGACGTCATCCTCGATCGACGCGGCCTGCGCGCGAGCGCGGCTTGCTTTGCCCAGGCCAACGCACGCCAGAACGATGCGCTCGTTGGCCACCTGCGCGCCCTCCTCGCCGCGGATTCGAGTGGCCGAATGCTGGAGCTCTATGCCGGCAGCGGCAACCTGACGGCTGTCCTCGGTGAGCGCCCCGGTTCGCTGCTCGCTGTCGAGAGCGAGCCACGTGCCGTGGCCCTGTTGCAGCGCAACCGTGCGCTGATCAGCGCCGAACTGGAGGTGCGCGAGCAGCCTGCCGCCGCAGCCGTCAGCGCGCTGCTGGCGCAGCAGGCGAAGTTCCCGCTGATCGTGCTCGATCCCCCGCGTGAAGGGGCACGCGAGCTCGTCGATGCGCTGGCGCAGCTCGGCGGCAAGCGCATCGTCTACGTTTCGTGCGACCCGATGACGCTGGCGCGAGACCTCGCGGGCCTAGCGCGGCGAGGCTACCGCACGACGAGCGTCCTTGCGCTCGACACCCTGCCGCAGACGCACCATTTTGAGATGGTGGCGGCGCTCGAGCGTACGCCCTGCGCCCACTGA
- the holA gene encoding DNA polymerase III subunit delta, producing the protein MAAAGDAYTTLLRDLAAGKRAAVYYLCGEPYPRDHLADALRRSVVGGALEGFNFDALRAKEAGVSGIMAAVRTVPMLGGQRLVQVREADALTAEDLAQLIPYLENPSPFAVLLLLADKADLRAKFFLALKKHGVLQRFEPLRERQAASWVAAEARRTGVRLEADAADRLASAVGTDMGQLASALERVALYVGDAAALSADDVEEVLADTRQRSIFELTNAVGHGRRREALAVLRQLLLSRESGVRIVAMLARHLRQVWSVKELAASGGPAHAGLAAQAGVPPFAVADLERQAQRLALPRLAQMHEALREADRALKSSRLPEAVALEQLVLRLCPPSAAAQRVDSRT; encoded by the coding sequence ATGGCTGCTGCAGGTGACGCGTATACGACCTTGCTGCGCGATCTGGCCGCCGGTAAGCGCGCGGCGGTCTATTACCTCTGCGGTGAGCCTTATCCGCGCGACCACCTCGCCGACGCGTTGCGCCGGTCGGTCGTCGGTGGGGCGCTCGAGGGCTTCAACTTCGACGCGCTGCGGGCCAAGGAGGCCGGCGTGTCAGGCATCATGGCAGCCGTGCGCACGGTGCCGATGTTGGGCGGGCAGCGCCTGGTCCAGGTCCGCGAGGCCGACGCGCTGACGGCGGAAGATCTCGCCCAGTTGATTCCCTACCTCGAGAACCCGTCGCCCTTTGCGGTGCTCTTGCTGCTCGCAGACAAGGCGGATCTGCGGGCCAAGTTCTTTCTGGCGCTGAAGAAGCACGGGGTCTTGCAGCGCTTCGAGCCCTTGCGCGAGCGGCAGGCGGCCTCCTGGGTGGCGGCGGAGGCGCGGCGGACCGGTGTGCGCTTGGAGGCGGACGCCGCTGACCGTCTCGCCTCGGCCGTCGGCACGGATATGGGTCAGCTCGCCAGCGCGCTCGAGCGAGTGGCGCTCTACGTCGGTGACGCCGCCGCGCTTAGCGCCGACGATGTCGAGGAGGTCCTCGCGGATACGCGCCAGCGCTCGATTTTCGAGCTGACCAATGCGGTCGGGCACGGCCGGCGCCGTGAGGCCCTGGCTGTCTTGAGGCAGCTCCTCTTGTCGCGGGAGTCGGGCGTGCGGATCGTGGCGATGCTGGCCCGCCATTTACGGCAGGTCTGGTCGGTCAAGGAACTCGCGGCGAGCGGGGGGCCTGCCCACGCGGGCCTCGCGGCGCAGGCCGGCGTGCCCCCCTTCGCCGTAGCAGATCTCGAGCGCCAGGCCCAACGGCTGGCGCTTCCCCGGCTGGCCCAGATGCACGAGGCGCTGCGAGAGGCGGATCGGGCGCTGAAGTCGAGCCGCCTGCCCGAAGCCGTCGCGCTGGAGCAGCTCGTCCTGCGGCTCTGCCCACCCTCAGCCGCGGCGCAGCGCGTGGATAGCCGCACCTAG
- a CDS encoding PhoH family protein has protein sequence MAREMGIELHARGNEITLVGARAQVQLATTLLAQLYALARRGISFDGGDLLRAVQAVQGGNPIDLAAIFADTLVVTPNARVGPKGPTQKRYVDAIRGHDIVFGIGPAGTGKTYLAMAMAVGALLKQQVKRIILARPAVEAGERLGFLPGDLMEKVNPYLRPLYDALHDMLDAERVQEMIGRGQVEVAPLAFMRGRTLNSSFVILDEAQNATSDQMLMFLTRLGFDSKAVVTGDVTQIDLPIGAQSGLVEVEELLRGIEGIGFVQFTDRDVVRHPLVQRIIKAYEARPQRRG, from the coding sequence ATGGCGCGGGAGATGGGCATCGAGCTGCACGCCCGGGGCAACGAAATCACCTTGGTGGGCGCGCGTGCCCAGGTCCAGCTCGCGACGACGCTGCTCGCCCAGCTCTATGCGCTGGCGCGGCGCGGGATCAGCTTCGATGGTGGCGATCTCCTGCGCGCGGTGCAGGCGGTCCAAGGCGGCAATCCGATCGACCTGGCGGCGATCTTCGCCGATACCCTGGTCGTCACGCCAAACGCGCGCGTGGGACCGAAAGGGCCGACGCAGAAGCGCTACGTCGACGCGATACGCGGGCATGACATTGTCTTCGGCATCGGACCCGCAGGCACGGGCAAGACCTACCTGGCGATGGCGATGGCGGTCGGTGCGTTGCTCAAGCAACAGGTCAAGCGCATCATCCTGGCGCGTCCCGCGGTCGAGGCCGGCGAGCGTCTCGGGTTTCTGCCCGGTGACCTGATGGAGAAGGTCAATCCCTATCTGCGCCCACTCTACGACGCGCTGCACGATATGCTCGACGCTGAGCGCGTCCAGGAGATGATCGGTCGGGGCCAGGTCGAGGTCGCCCCGCTGGCGTTCATGCGGGGTCGTACGCTCAACAGCTCGTTCGTCATCCTCGACGAGGCGCAGAACGCGACCAGCGACCAGATGCTGATGTTCCTCACCCGCCTCGGCTTCGACTCGAAGGCGGTGGTGACTGGTGACGTGACGCAGATCGACCTGCCGATCGGCGCGCAGAGCGGCTTGGTCGAGGTGGAGGAGCTGCTGCGCGGAATCGAGGGCATCGGCTTCGTGCAGTTCACCGATCGCGACGTGGTGCGGCACCCGCTGGTGCAGCGGATCATCAAGGCCTACGAGGCGCGACCCCAACGACGCGGCTGA